The following coding sequences lie in one Brevibacterium marinum genomic window:
- a CDS encoding histidinol-phosphate transaminase: MTSPDTSCEGPTTPQLRSSLETFPPYVPGKAPKRIEGLTPFKLSSNENSLEPLPAVIDAMIAHAKNPAFYPDDAALALRTELADRLGVSIDQLVVTTGASELLVALTQITSDATTEAIYPWPSFEMYPQITGLAGSKRIAVPVREDGRHDLDAMAAAITDRTRLIILCSPNNPTGPALRDDEVRQFLSQVPGDVLVALDEAYWEFATAEGAVRGVDLVADHPNVVLVRTFSKAHALAGLRVGYAIARETVISGLLKSVIPFGVTDMSQAAALESLRHSDEVDVRAKEIAAVRDDFAHALRDQGWDVPDAQGNFVWLPLGDLSSAFEDACVDQAVAVRNLGDGVRISIGEREGLDRVLAVAAAFRTEHFG, translated from the coding sequence ATGACTTCTCCGGATACCTCATGTGAAGGCCCGACGACCCCGCAGCTGCGAAGCTCGCTGGAGACGTTCCCACCGTATGTTCCGGGGAAGGCCCCCAAGCGAATCGAAGGTCTGACTCCGTTCAAACTGTCCTCGAATGAGAACAGCCTCGAACCGCTGCCCGCAGTCATCGACGCCATGATCGCGCATGCGAAGAATCCCGCCTTCTACCCCGATGATGCGGCGCTGGCTCTGCGCACAGAACTGGCCGACCGCCTCGGCGTGAGCATCGATCAGCTCGTCGTCACCACCGGTGCCAGCGAACTGCTCGTGGCGCTGACTCAGATCACCTCGGACGCCACCACGGAGGCGATCTATCCCTGGCCGTCGTTCGAGATGTATCCCCAGATCACGGGGTTGGCGGGATCGAAGCGGATCGCGGTTCCGGTGCGCGAGGACGGCCGACACGATCTGGACGCGATGGCCGCGGCGATCACCGACAGAACCAGACTCATTATCCTCTGCTCGCCGAACAATCCGACCGGCCCCGCTCTTCGCGACGATGAGGTGCGGCAGTTCCTCTCACAGGTGCCGGGTGATGTGCTCGTCGCCCTCGATGAGGCCTACTGGGAGTTCGCCACCGCCGAAGGAGCGGTCCGCGGCGTCGATCTGGTGGCCGACCACCCCAACGTCGTCCTGGTCAGAACCTTTTCCAAGGCCCACGCTCTGGCGGGCCTGCGGGTCGGTTACGCCATCGCCCGCGAAACCGTGATCAGCGGTCTGCTCAAGTCGGTGATCCCCTTCGGAGTCACCGACATGAGTCAGGCGGCCGCGCTCGAGTCGCTGCGCCACAGCGATGAGGTGGACGTGCGGGCGAAGGAGATCGCGGCAGTTCGCGACGATTTCGCCCACGCCCTGCGTGACCAGGGTTGGGACGTCCCCGATGCCCAGGGGAACTTCGTGTGGCTGCCACTTGGCGATCTGTCGTCGGCCTTCGAGGACGCCTGCGTCGACCAGGCTGTCGCGGTGCGCAACCTCGGTGACGGGGTGCGGATCAGCATCGGCGAGAGGGAGGGCCTCGACCGGGTTCTCGCGGTCGCCGCCGCTTTCCGGACAGAGCATTTCGGGTAA
- a CDS encoding PucR family transcriptional regulator: MVTLGQLWARQELALDVVVDAANARAQEVTIVHSSELAEVDEWLAGGEVLLTIGVGQDLGGDGVGDYVTRLKRVGVHALGIGLGSALPWQTIPELLRDEAEAQGLALFGVPEPVPFVAVVDAFTRMREEETGRELTRASSAGRRFATDLAHQGPAALVGDLEGTLGAGVQFVSPTGRGLTGHDAGPLVRRELIAESLKPSMAPRLLRTGWGGPAESKESEPDHGESGLVEAVPVGDEHVRGWILAPAEAAGSPRTRSLLLSTAAALLSLSIAEQVPRRVESRLFATPLEVGEARVEWAQQTGLAPVPRVRFTVFGNVRGEDAEALMGDLGADTLLARAGSMLGVIEPDTRGAGHAESGTEQASAGHAESGTEHASAVDRVAEVTGLDRLFAKTIPLTQIHHTWTVWRTQHESATSDVRALLSSIDEAAAQRFVDRVLGTLLAARDGQDLLLTLRAFIAAGGVRDATAAELGIHRHTVRARMAKVETLLGRDLSQADSVQAVALAFELAEL, encoded by the coding sequence ATGGTCACATTGGGTCAGCTCTGGGCACGTCAGGAACTCGCTCTCGACGTCGTCGTCGATGCAGCGAATGCCAGGGCTCAGGAGGTCACGATCGTCCATTCTTCGGAGCTGGCCGAGGTCGACGAATGGCTGGCCGGGGGCGAGGTTCTGCTCACGATCGGCGTCGGGCAGGACCTCGGTGGTGACGGCGTGGGCGACTATGTCACCCGCCTCAAACGTGTGGGTGTCCACGCGCTCGGCATCGGCCTCGGCTCCGCGCTGCCATGGCAGACGATCCCAGAGCTGCTCCGCGACGAAGCCGAGGCCCAGGGGCTGGCACTGTTCGGGGTTCCCGAACCGGTTCCGTTCGTGGCTGTCGTCGATGCCTTCACCCGGATGCGCGAGGAGGAGACGGGCCGGGAACTGACTCGGGCCAGCAGCGCGGGACGCCGCTTCGCCACCGACCTCGCGCACCAGGGGCCGGCCGCACTGGTCGGCGATCTGGAGGGAACTCTGGGTGCAGGCGTCCAGTTCGTCTCGCCCACCGGCAGGGGTCTGACCGGGCACGATGCTGGGCCACTGGTGAGACGCGAGCTGATCGCCGAGTCGCTCAAACCCTCCATGGCACCTCGCCTCCTGCGCACCGGGTGGGGTGGCCCCGCCGAGTCGAAGGAGTCGGAGCCGGATCATGGGGAGTCGGGACTCGTCGAGGCCGTGCCCGTCGGCGATGAGCATGTTCGCGGATGGATCCTCGCCCCCGCCGAGGCGGCCGGCAGTCCCCGTACCCGTTCCCTGCTGCTGTCGACCGCTGCAGCACTGCTGAGTCTCAGCATTGCCGAGCAGGTGCCTCGGCGCGTCGAATCACGGCTCTTCGCCACTCCCTTGGAGGTCGGTGAGGCTCGGGTCGAATGGGCGCAGCAGACTGGGCTGGCGCCTGTCCCGCGGGTGAGGTTCACCGTTTTCGGCAATGTGCGCGGTGAGGATGCCGAAGCCCTGATGGGCGATCTCGGGGCGGACACGCTGTTGGCTCGGGCGGGATCGATGCTCGGTGTCATCGAGCCGGACACCAGAGGCGCGGGACATGCCGAATCGGGGACCGAACAGGCGAGTGCGGGACATGCCGAATCGGGGACCGAACACGCGAGTGCGGTCGACCGAGTCGCGGAGGTCACGGGACTCGACAGGCTGTTCGCGAAGACGATCCCGCTCACCCAGATCCATCACACCTGGACGGTGTGGCGGACCCAGCATGAGAGCGCGACCTCGGACGTGCGTGCTCTGCTGTCGTCGATCGACGAAGCGGCGGCTCAGCGGTTCGTCGATCGGGTCCTGGGCACGTTGCTGGCCGCGCGCGACGGGCAGGATCTGCTGCTGACGCTGCGGGCATTCATCGCCGCAGGGGGAGTGCGCGACGCGACCGCAGCGGAGCTGGGCATCCATCGACACACGGTTCGTGCCCGGATGGCGAAGGTCGAAACCCTGCTGGGGCGGGACCTCTCACAGGCAGATTCGGTCCAGGCCGTGGCGCTCGCCTTCGAACTCGCGGAGCTCTGA
- a CDS encoding thiamine pyrophosphate-binding protein, giving the protein MNANPQQPPQPGHSTAANGEMFRNGARAVVATLAAHGVDTVFGIPGTHNLEFYRHLGEFGIRAITPRHEQGAGYGADGYFLVSGKPGVVITTSGPGLTNVVTAAATAYAESRPMLILSPGVPTGLERADVGMLHETKDSSGALSHLLVSSQRTRTAEGAAQAVAEAFAMFASSRPGPVHIEVPLDVLEGVWNGSVPTPIPGRRPGLDSRVVARTAEAVRGAHRPLIVAGGGARSAGAEVTAFAEALDAPVATTANGKGIVAEDHPLSLGSNVRFPSVQAESAAADVLIVLGSELADSDLWGGLIGAQTSAGVRDPDSDQVVIRCDIDPDQLGKNLGGDILACADTGEFLTALMTELGIGEPTAASARDIASGESGADRVAAIRRSWGEDFDFECIGARVTRLVEQGAGPSVVVSGDSSQVTYDGSVHALTASTPDQLLYMPGFATLGYGIPAAIGAKLADSARPIACILGDGAAMFSIQELMTAGELGLGIPFVIVDNGGYAEIEEQMVDRSMEPFAVKLARPDFAALGQSMGGAGVTIAESDLDDMLPTTVAEALERTVPTTIHIEC; this is encoded by the coding sequence ATGAACGCGAACCCACAGCAGCCTCCTCAGCCGGGGCACAGCACGGCAGCGAACGGGGAGATGTTCCGCAATGGCGCCAGAGCCGTCGTTGCCACCTTGGCCGCGCACGGAGTCGACACCGTCTTCGGCATCCCCGGCACGCACAACCTCGAGTTCTACCGGCATCTGGGCGAGTTCGGCATCCGCGCGATCACGCCCCGCCACGAACAGGGTGCCGGCTACGGAGCCGACGGGTACTTCCTCGTCTCCGGCAAGCCCGGGGTCGTCATCACGACCTCGGGGCCCGGCCTGACCAACGTCGTCACGGCCGCCGCGACCGCGTACGCGGAGTCGCGTCCGATGCTCATCCTCTCCCCCGGTGTGCCCACCGGCCTGGAGCGCGCCGACGTCGGAATGCTCCACGAGACGAAGGACTCCTCAGGTGCGCTGAGTCATCTGCTGGTCTCCTCTCAGCGCACGCGGACGGCCGAGGGTGCGGCCCAGGCCGTCGCCGAGGCGTTCGCCATGTTCGCCTCGTCCCGTCCCGGCCCCGTCCACATCGAGGTTCCGCTCGACGTGCTCGAGGGCGTCTGGAACGGCAGCGTGCCGACTCCGATCCCGGGTCGTCGCCCGGGTCTGGATTCGCGGGTCGTGGCTCGTACCGCCGAGGCGGTGCGCGGTGCACATCGTCCCCTCATCGTCGCCGGTGGTGGGGCCCGCAGTGCCGGTGCCGAGGTCACAGCCTTCGCCGAGGCGCTCGATGCTCCCGTGGCCACCACCGCCAACGGCAAGGGCATCGTCGCGGAGGACCACCCGCTGTCCTTGGGGTCCAACGTTCGTTTCCCCAGCGTCCAAGCAGAGTCGGCAGCCGCGGACGTGCTCATCGTGCTCGGCTCCGAACTCGCCGACTCCGACCTGTGGGGCGGACTCATCGGCGCCCAGACCTCGGCCGGGGTCCGCGACCCAGACTCGGACCAGGTCGTCATCCGCTGCGATATCGACCCCGACCAGCTGGGCAAGAACCTCGGCGGTGACATCCTCGCCTGCGCCGATACGGGCGAATTCCTCACCGCGCTGATGACCGAGCTGGGCATCGGCGAGCCCACGGCCGCCTCGGCGAGGGACATCGCTTCCGGCGAAAGCGGAGCCGACAGGGTTGCAGCCATCCGTCGGTCCTGGGGTGAGGATTTCGACTTCGAGTGCATCGGTGCCCGCGTCACCCGTCTGGTCGAGCAGGGTGCCGGTCCGTCTGTTGTGGTCTCCGGAGACTCGTCCCAGGTCACCTACGACGGATCCGTGCACGCGCTGACAGCGAGCACACCCGACCAACTGCTCTACATGCCCGGCTTCGCCACCTTGGGCTACGGGATCCCCGCAGCCATCGGGGCGAAACTGGCCGACAGCGCCCGGCCCATCGCCTGCATCCTCGGGGACGGGGCTGCGATGTTCTCGATCCAGGAGCTGATGACCGCCGGCGAGCTGGGGCTGGGGATCCCCTTCGTCATCGTCGACAACGGAGGCTACGCGGAGATCGAGGAGCAGATGGTCGATAGGAGCATGGAGCCGTTCGCGGTCAAGCTCGCTCGTCCCGACTTCGCGGCACTGGGCCAGTCCATGGGCGGGGCCGGAGTCACGATTGCGGAGTCGGACCTCGACGACATGCTGCCGACGACCGTCGCCGAGGCGCTCGAGCGTACGGTTCCCACCACCATTCACATCGAGTGCTGA
- a CDS encoding sodium:solute symporter produces the protein MDSLVVIIYLAAMVGFGIWGRYKAKNQDDFLVAGRRLGGWLYTGTMSAVVLGGASTIGGVGLGYTSGLSGMWLVFSIGLGIILLSLFFAPKIQKLEIYTVSQMLELRYGKGSRLVSGAIMTAYGLMISTTSTVAYATIFHALFDLDKFWSVLIGGGIVILYSMLGGMWSITLTDFVQFFIQTIGIFLIMLPIVLSKSGGITELFASLPAEQTSPVGIGWEAVLGYILVYTLGLLIGQDIWQRVFTARSPGVARWGGLSAGVYCLLYAVAGALIGMAATKIVPGIEVQDDVFVAVVDAAMSPLMGGLVLAAALAAMMSTASGSLMAASTVCRQDIVEPLLARKDVVPVTEDHSAADGVAANGVATDGVAGETASAGTTGTDAMSGGTANGDSSLGTKSALVRSLVRETGDEIRDSRIYLIGLGVVTLILANIMPSVVEALTVAYNLLVTGLFIPILGGLVFKRGTIVGVMAGMILGALTTIIVMITMGIYSSEAIYLGLIASLLGYVIGSLVSKPTDPAIMAAWKERLNR, from the coding sequence GTGGACTCTCTAGTCGTCATCATCTATCTCGCCGCCATGGTGGGATTCGGAATCTGGGGCCGGTACAAGGCAAAGAACCAGGACGATTTCCTCGTCGCGGGCCGTCGCCTGGGCGGATGGCTGTACACGGGCACGATGTCCGCGGTCGTCCTCGGCGGAGCCTCGACGATCGGCGGTGTCGGCCTCGGCTACACCTCCGGGCTGTCGGGAATGTGGCTGGTCTTCAGCATCGGCCTGGGCATCATCCTGCTCTCGCTGTTCTTCGCCCCGAAGATTCAGAAGCTGGAGATCTACACGGTCTCGCAGATGCTGGAGCTGCGGTACGGCAAGGGCTCCCGACTGGTCTCGGGCGCGATCATGACCGCCTATGGTCTGATGATCTCGACGACATCGACGGTCGCCTATGCGACGATCTTCCATGCTCTCTTCGACCTCGACAAGTTCTGGTCGGTGCTCATCGGCGGCGGCATCGTCATCCTCTATTCGATGCTCGGCGGAATGTGGTCGATCACGCTGACCGACTTCGTGCAGTTCTTCATCCAGACGATCGGAATCTTCCTCATCATGCTGCCGATCGTGTTGAGCAAGTCCGGTGGCATCACCGAGCTGTTCGCGTCACTGCCCGCCGAGCAGACCAGTCCGGTGGGAATCGGCTGGGAGGCCGTCCTCGGCTACATCCTCGTCTACACGCTGGGACTGCTCATCGGCCAGGACATCTGGCAGCGCGTGTTCACCGCACGCAGCCCGGGCGTGGCCAGGTGGGGCGGACTTTCGGCAGGCGTCTACTGCCTCCTCTACGCCGTGGCCGGTGCGCTCATCGGCATGGCCGCGACCAAGATCGTGCCCGGCATCGAGGTCCAAGACGATGTGTTCGTCGCCGTCGTCGACGCTGCCATGTCGCCCCTGATGGGCGGGCTCGTGCTCGCGGCAGCACTCGCCGCGATGATGTCCACTGCCTCGGGATCGCTGATGGCGGCCTCGACCGTGTGCCGTCAGGACATCGTCGAACCTCTGCTGGCCCGCAAGGACGTCGTTCCGGTCACGGAGGATCACTCGGCGGCCGACGGCGTGGCGGCGAACGGCGTGGCGACCGACGGCGTGGCGGGTGAGACTGCCTCCGCAGGCACCACTGGCACCGACGCGATGTCCGGCGGGACTGCCAACGGGGACTCCAGTTTGGGAACGAAGTCGGCCCTCGTCCGATCCCTGGTCCGCGAGACCGGGGATGAGATCCGCGATTCCCGGATCTACCTCATCGGCCTCGGCGTCGTCACCCTCATCCTCGCAAATATCATGCCCAGCGTCGTCGAGGCTCTGACCGTGGCCTACAACCTGCTGGTGACCGGACTGTTCATCCCCATCCTCGGCGGTCTGGTCTTCAAGCGCGGAACGATCGTCGGCGTCATGGCCGGCATGATCCTCGGTGCGCTCACCACGATCATCGTCATGATCACGATGGGCATCTACTCGAGTGAAGCCATCTACCTCGGCCTCATCGCCTCGCTGCTCGGCTACGTCATCGGTTCCCTGGTGTCGAAACCGACCGATCCGGCGATCATGGCAGCGTGGAAGGAACGCCTGAACCGCTGA
- the smpB gene encoding SsrA-binding protein SmpB, whose protein sequence is MAKETGRNVIARNRKARHDYHIEDTWEAGLVLTGTEVKSLREGRASLRDGFALIFQNEAWLENVYIPEYLQGTWTNHTARRRRKLLLHREEILKLSQKVKESRRTLVPLELYFDGSRVKVEIALAKGKREWDKRQALREATDKREAERAMKAKQYL, encoded by the coding sequence ATGGCGAAGGAAACTGGCAGGAACGTCATTGCGAGGAACCGGAAGGCGCGCCACGACTATCACATCGAAGATACGTGGGAGGCCGGCCTCGTGCTCACCGGAACCGAGGTGAAGTCGCTGCGAGAGGGCAGGGCATCGCTGAGGGACGGCTTCGCACTGATCTTTCAGAACGAAGCCTGGTTGGAAAACGTCTACATTCCCGAGTATCTGCAGGGGACGTGGACGAACCATACGGCTCGTCGACGGCGGAAGCTCCTTCTCCATCGGGAGGAGATACTCAAGCTGTCACAGAAGGTCAAGGAATCGAGGCGCACCCTTGTTCCGCTCGAGCTGTACTTCGATGGATCTCGGGTCAAGGTCGAGATCGCTCTGGCCAAGGGCAAGCGCGAATGGGACAAACGCCAGGCTCTGCGCGAGGCGACTGACAAACGTGAGGCCGAGCGTGCGATGAAGGCTAAACAGTACCTCTGA
- a CDS encoding vWA domain-containing protein, which translates to MMFDPVFTWFGWGFLVLALLTVCIIPAIRGDGPRWKWFVRMGVVAVLALALARPGIPVKSSTEEYEAAADVYFLVDTTTSMAAEDYDGDKTRLEGVKKDMLELAEQFPGTRLSIITFASTASTVMPLTTDHAAFASAVDVLSPELSLNSNGSSITQAGDELDKRMKSNQEERPENKSLVFYFGDGEQTAEAPVDSWSSFSSRIDSGGVFGYGTDQGGKMKEPEPFGYGAGQGDGPGLGDPDDPGGSDAAGGDYIRDGQGNPGISKIDESNLEQIANDLGVEYHHRDGSASMKSAYTAPTYDQTLVKKDGRVTVDEYFWVPLILVFAWIAVEMVFGVRELLRLRTIQPRRRGGRP; encoded by the coding sequence ATGATGTTCGATCCCGTCTTCACCTGGTTCGGTTGGGGCTTCCTCGTCCTCGCCCTGCTGACCGTGTGCATCATTCCGGCCATCCGCGGGGACGGGCCTCGGTGGAAATGGTTCGTCCGTATGGGCGTCGTCGCCGTTCTGGCGCTGGCGCTGGCGCGGCCGGGCATCCCCGTCAAGTCCTCGACCGAGGAGTACGAGGCGGCCGCCGATGTCTACTTCCTCGTCGATACGACGACGTCCATGGCCGCCGAGGACTACGACGGTGACAAGACCCGCCTCGAGGGCGTGAAGAAGGACATGCTGGAGCTGGCGGAACAGTTCCCCGGCACCAGACTGAGCATCATCACCTTCGCCTCCACCGCCTCGACGGTCATGCCTCTGACCACCGACCATGCGGCGTTCGCTTCCGCGGTGGATGTCCTCAGCCCCGAACTGTCGCTGAACTCGAACGGCTCCTCGATCACCCAGGCCGGTGACGAGCTGGACAAACGGATGAAGTCCAATCAGGAGGAACGCCCCGAGAACAAGAGCCTCGTGTTCTACTTCGGCGATGGTGAACAGACCGCCGAGGCGCCCGTGGACTCCTGGTCGTCCTTCTCATCCCGCATCGACAGCGGTGGCGTGTTCGGCTACGGCACCGATCAGGGTGGGAAGATGAAGGAGCCCGAGCCCTTCGGCTACGGCGCGGGGCAGGGAGACGGTCCCGGCCTCGGCGACCCCGACGACCCGGGCGGATCCGACGCCGCCGGCGGCGATTACATTCGCGATGGTCAGGGCAATCCGGGGATCTCGAAGATCGACGAGTCCAATCTCGAACAGATCGCGAACGACCTCGGTGTCGAATACCATCACCGTGATGGCAGCGCGTCGATGAAGAGCGCGTACACGGCTCCCACATATGACCAGACCCTTGTCAAGAAGGACGGTCGGGTCACCGTCGACGAATACTTCTGGGTCCCCCTGATCCTCGTGTTCGCATGGATCGCGGTCGAGATGGTGTTCGGAGTCCGTGAGCTGCTGCGCCTGCGCACCATCCAACCACGACGCCGAGGAGGTCGGCCATGA
- the speB gene encoding agmatinase, which produces MSSQPLGPADYSQTPRFAGPPTFGLLPRIDEVEAQRPGEKIDVRILGVPFDAGVSYRPGARFGPAHIRQSSKLLRPYNQATNVHPFTWQQVADCGDLGVNPFDIEEAISTVEETADEMRADEAKLLTLGGDHTLALPNLRSLHKTHGKIAVLHFDAHLDTWDTYFGAPYTHGTPFRRASEEGLLDLESCMHVGIRGPLYGKKDLEDDAVLGFQIVRSDDYQFTSVQEVVARMRGRLGDAPVYLSVDIDVLDPAAAPGTGTPEAGGMTSRELLNSIRGLQGLNVVGGEIVEVAPAYDHAEVTGLAAAHVGYEILSLWAAEQNGLTEPSGPSGDALGA; this is translated from the coding sequence ATGTCGTCTCAACCCCTGGGCCCAGCCGATTACAGCCAGACGCCGCGTTTCGCGGGACCACCGACCTTCGGTCTGCTGCCGCGCATCGACGAAGTCGAAGCCCAGCGGCCGGGTGAGAAGATCGACGTCAGAATCCTCGGCGTCCCCTTCGACGCAGGTGTCAGCTACCGACCGGGAGCCCGCTTCGGCCCCGCCCACATCCGACAGTCCTCGAAGCTGCTGCGCCCCTACAATCAGGCGACGAACGTCCACCCGTTCACCTGGCAGCAGGTCGCCGACTGCGGTGACCTGGGCGTCAACCCGTTCGACATCGAAGAGGCCATCTCCACGGTCGAGGAGACCGCCGATGAGATGCGCGCCGACGAGGCGAAGCTGCTCACCCTCGGCGGCGACCACACGCTGGCTCTGCCGAACCTGCGCTCCCTGCACAAGACCCACGGCAAGATCGCGGTCCTGCACTTCGACGCCCACCTCGACACCTGGGACACCTACTTCGGTGCTCCGTACACTCACGGCACCCCGTTCCGCCGTGCCAGCGAAGAGGGCCTGCTCGATCTCGAGTCCTGCATGCACGTGGGCATTCGCGGACCGCTGTACGGCAAGAAGGACCTCGAGGACGACGCGGTCCTCGGATTCCAGATCGTCCGCAGCGACGACTATCAGTTCACCTCCGTCCAGGAGGTCGTGGCCCGGATGCGAGGGCGCCTCGGCGACGCCCCCGTCTATCTGTCGGTCGACATCGACGTCCTCGACCCCGCGGCCGCACCCGGGACCGGCACTCCCGAGGCCGGCGGGATGACGAGCCGCGAACTGCTCAACTCGATCCGCGGGCTGCAGGGACTCAACGTCGTCGGCGGTGAGATCGTCGAGGTGGCCCCCGCCTATGACCACGCCGAGGTGACCGGCCTCGCCGCCGCCCACGTCGGCTACGAGATCCTGTCCCTGTGGGCGGCCGAGCAGAACGGTCTCACCGAACCTTCCGGTCCCAGCGGCGACGCGCTGGGTGCTTGA
- a CDS encoding thiamine pyrophosphate-binding protein: MAHTSAHVAHTLACHIDEVFGLMGNGNAYFLDALLASTSATYTAVRHEAGAVVAADAHFRTSGCLAAATTTYGAGFTNTLTALAEAAQAKVPLVLVVGDEPTSGPRPWDVDQIAMASAVGVRTYTVGRVDAAAATITAIEHAVTYRVPVVLAIPYDVATLDIGEIPQVPGPGRRAPLAPSSEFAQSSLDRLAAALADAERPLLLAGRGAWLSGAEEELGALAEATGALTATTALGRNVFPDAEYDLGVAGGFGAPDAMQRVREADVAVVLGASLNQFTMRFGELFHPTTAVWQIDTDDRATNARVGGFVRSDVKLAAGELVCRLEASGAPVGGWRESVDTTAERAYEVGTEFAEDGRLDPRAAAARLGELLPEDRVVVSDGGHFIAWANMFWEPSAPDRLAMVGTAFQSIGLGWHSVAGAARANQNSTIVLTTGDGGGAMALSDLDTAIRSAGGRGIAVVFNDAAYGAELNLYGLKGLNQSPMLIDEIDFAALADAAGGQGVEVRSLADLEVVDEWKATPVGERRFLLLDLRVSGSVIAPYQEEVIRVNSQVMA, from the coding sequence ATGGCCCACACATCGGCTCACGTCGCGCACACTCTGGCCTGCCACATCGATGAGGTCTTCGGACTCATGGGCAACGGCAACGCCTACTTCCTCGATGCCCTACTCGCCTCCACCTCGGCGACCTACACCGCCGTCAGACACGAAGCCGGTGCCGTCGTCGCAGCCGATGCGCACTTCCGCACCTCCGGGTGCCTCGCTGCCGCGACCACGACCTACGGTGCCGGATTCACGAACACGCTCACCGCCCTCGCCGAGGCGGCCCAGGCCAAGGTTCCACTCGTCCTCGTCGTCGGTGATGAGCCCACGTCCGGCCCCCGCCCCTGGGATGTCGACCAGATCGCAATGGCCTCCGCGGTGGGGGTGCGCACCTATACAGTCGGCCGTGTGGACGCCGCCGCGGCCACAATCACCGCGATCGAACACGCCGTGACGTACCGAGTGCCCGTCGTCCTCGCGATCCCCTACGATGTCGCGACCCTCGACATCGGGGAGATTCCACAGGTTCCCGGGCCCGGTCGCCGGGCTCCGCTGGCACCGTCGTCCGAGTTCGCGCAGTCCTCCCTCGACCGTCTTGCGGCTGCCCTCGCCGATGCGGAGCGTCCGCTGCTTCTGGCCGGCCGAGGTGCGTGGCTGTCCGGTGCCGAGGAGGAACTCGGCGCCCTGGCAGAGGCCACCGGAGCGTTGACCGCGACCACGGCTCTGGGCCGCAATGTCTTCCCGGATGCCGAGTACGACCTCGGTGTGGCCGGAGGGTTCGGGGCTCCCGACGCCATGCAGCGAGTCCGGGAGGCCGATGTCGCCGTCGTCCTCGGCGCCTCGCTCAACCAGTTCACGATGCGCTTCGGCGAGTTGTTCCATCCAACGACCGCTGTCTGGCAGATCGACACGGACGATCGTGCGACGAACGCTCGCGTCGGCGGATTCGTCCGCAGTGACGTGAAGCTGGCCGCGGGCGAACTCGTCTGTCGATTGGAAGCCTCGGGTGCGCCTGTCGGCGGATGGCGCGAGTCCGTGGACACGACGGCCGAGAGAGCCTATGAGGTAGGCACAGAATTTGCCGAGGACGGTCGTCTCGACCCGCGTGCGGCGGCCGCGCGGCTCGGGGAACTTCTACCTGAGGACCGGGTCGTCGTCTCCGACGGCGGTCACTTCATCGCATGGGCGAACATGTTCTGGGAACCCAGTGCACCCGACCGTCTGGCGATGGTCGGCACAGCATTCCAGTCCATCGGGCTCGGGTGGCACAGTGTCGCAGGAGCGGCGAGAGCCAATCAGAATTCGACGATCGTCCTCACCACCGGCGACGGCGGAGGAGCGATGGCTCTGTCCGATCTCGACACCGCCATCCGTTCGGCAGGAGGGCGAGGAATCGCCGTGGTCTTCAACGATGCCGCCTATGGTGCCGAGTTGAACCTGTACGGTCTCAAGGGTCTCAACCAATCGCCGATGCTCATCGACGAGATCGACTTCGCAGCCCTGGCCGACGCGGCCGGTGGACAGGGAGTCGAGGTACGATCGCTGGCCGATCTCGAAGTCGTCGATGAGTGGAAAGCGACTCCGGTCGGCGAACGGAGGTTCCTGCTGCTCGACCTGCGCGTCTCGGGTTCGGTCATCGCGCCGTATCAGGAGGAAGTCATCCGTGTGAACTCTCAGGTGATGGCATGA